A portion of the Carya illinoinensis cultivar Pawnee chromosome 11, C.illinoinensisPawnee_v1, whole genome shotgun sequence genome contains these proteins:
- the LOC122280981 gene encoding uncharacterized protein LOC122280981: MAKVFSLLLQEESQRQLTNFTSNDTHALLAKHYTQSNQNTQSKFIKDKLKKSSLHCTHCGYNGHTIDKCFQLHGYPPGWTGPKGKRNLPSAHAAISTEEVFIKNSNESQRFSLTAEEFNKLIALANSSSNTQNIDTSTAAVNLATTQFSGPINEEDDWDCL; this comes from the exons ATGGCTAAAGTGTTTTCTTTGCTGCTTCAAGAAGAAAGTCAACGGCAATTGACCAACTTCACAAGTAATGACACACATGCTTTGTTGGCCAAGCATTATACTCAGTCCAATCAGAATACTCAGTCCAAGTTCATCAAAGACAAGCTGAAGAAATCCTCACTGCATTGTACTCACTGTGGTTATAATGGTCATACAATTGACAAGTGCTTTCAATTGCATGGCTATCCTCCTGGATGGACTGGACCTAAGGGAAAAAGAAATCTTCCTTCTGCACATGCAGCCATTTCAACTGAAGAGgtctttattaaaaacagtaatgAGAGCCAAAGGTTTAGTCTAACTGCTGAAGAATTCAATAAACTCATAGCACTTGCCAATTCGAGTTCAAATACTCAGAACATTGATACATCCACAGCAGCAGTAAATCTAGCCACCACTCAATTTTCTG GACCAatcaatgaagaagatgattgggattgccTATGA